A section of the Methanoculleus horonobensis genome encodes:
- the dpdA gene encoding tRNA-guanine transglycosylase DpdA, producing the protein MRYFIPEWDDRVDPGFDFIRDQHSQAHKEDALNNDTYMWDIFGIENVPFDGVLVSIATIQEKKSKYAKILENGIHRFFGLPQNFEIMADCGAFSYIDEPVPLYSTSEALQLYSDLGFNYGVSVDHLVVPMYRDQNGERMRITYNNGLAAFEEWSRKYRNDFQLIVAVQGETVSDYLTMYNDFIRHGISHLAFGGLVRSPTIFLIELLDALIDEIRDAKIRPEYLHFFGLARCDLFSRFQQLEEFGIRVAFDSASYLRKAWLSSASTQLNYITPDWKGYSAIRIPEKLKGKKKDLVQQPVLDMVGQECLRALRRYDQGSIDIEDVLKPLTRFNSAIQEKPRVLEYYRRVLEEKPWKACPCPICREHGIEVIIFRGNNRNRRRGFHNTWAFHQILRDPSLWTNCIKKKRPDDAFQYVESLDFLQKGDNVLVITGCTKKKLDSLGNVTAPAKEMYQGMVFRKVREYAESMGFDYAIISAKYGLLFPDDMIEGYEQVLRSKADIKSLQPAVEDRLGEIIDQYDQIMVIAGMTYRMVLENIWDDRFVFLKARGIGDLCSIVAHSIPLRDRSLDEFVSSS; encoded by the coding sequence ATGAGATACTTCATCCCTGAATGGGACGATCGAGTTGACCCGGGGTTTGACTTTATCCGGGATCAGCACTCCCAGGCTCACAAAGAGGATGCGCTCAATAACGATACGTATATGTGGGATATCTTCGGCATTGAGAACGTTCCGTTTGATGGTGTCCTCGTCTCGATTGCGACCATACAGGAAAAAAAATCAAAATATGCTAAAATATTAGAGAATGGGATTCATCGCTTCTTCGGGCTTCCTCAGAACTTTGAGATTATGGCCGATTGTGGTGCTTTTTCGTATATCGATGAGCCAGTACCCCTCTACTCAACTTCTGAGGCTCTCCAGTTATATAGTGATCTCGGGTTCAACTATGGGGTGAGCGTTGACCACCTTGTTGTTCCAATGTATCGAGATCAGAACGGAGAGCGGATGCGGATAACATACAATAATGGGTTGGCAGCGTTTGAAGAATGGTCGAGAAAGTATCGGAATGACTTTCAGCTGATTGTTGCGGTTCAAGGAGAGACAGTCTCCGACTATCTGACGATGTATAACGACTTCATCAGACATGGTATCTCCCACCTTGCCTTTGGAGGGCTTGTTCGCTCACCCACAATTTTCCTTATCGAACTGCTGGACGCGTTGATCGACGAGATTCGAGATGCAAAAATCCGCCCGGAATACCTTCATTTCTTTGGACTTGCTCGATGTGACCTCTTCTCCAGGTTCCAGCAACTCGAAGAGTTTGGTATTCGGGTCGCGTTTGATTCAGCTTCATATCTCCGGAAGGCCTGGCTCTCATCTGCGAGCACCCAACTCAATTATATCACTCCGGATTGGAAAGGATACTCTGCAATCCGGATCCCAGAGAAATTGAAAGGGAAGAAGAAAGACCTTGTCCAGCAACCCGTGCTCGATATGGTAGGGCAGGAATGCTTACGAGCACTGCGAAGATACGATCAGGGATCGATTGATATTGAGGATGTGCTCAAGCCACTGACCCGCTTTAACTCTGCTATTCAGGAGAAGCCACGGGTGCTTGAATACTACCGACGGGTGCTAGAAGAGAAGCCCTGGAAGGCATGTCCATGTCCAATATGCAGGGAACACGGGATTGAAGTGATTATCTTCCGGGGAAACAACCGCAACCGTCGCCGAGGCTTCCACAATACCTGGGCATTTCACCAGATACTTCGGGATCCATCTTTGTGGACGAATTGTATCAAAAAAAAGCGGCCGGATGACGCATTCCAGTATGTCGAGTCGCTTGACTTCCTGCAGAAGGGGGATAACGTTCTGGTGATAACCGGGTGCACGAAGAAGAAGCTTGACTCACTCGGGAATGTGACTGCTCCTGCAAAGGAGATGTATCAGGGGATGGTATTTCGGAAAGTGCGAGAGTATGCCGAGAGCATGGGATTTGATTACGCCATCATCTCTGCAAAGTACGGACTACTCTTTCCGGATGACATGATTGAGGGGTATGAACAGGTCCTGCGGTCAAAGGCAGATATCAAGAGTCTCCAGCCTGCGGTTGAGGACCGTCTCGGCGAGATCATCGATCAGTACGATCAGATTATGGTCATTGCCGGAATGACTTATCGGATGGTGCTTGAAAATATCTGGGATGACAGATTTGTATTCCTCAAGGCGCGTGGCATCGGAGATCTCTGCAGCATTGTTGCACACTCCATTCCACTGCGGGATCGTTCGCTGGACGAGTTTGTCTCATCCTCATGA
- a CDS encoding DEAD/DEAH box helicase: protein MDFTSIEDLQKLWTHPCTPEVAKSNREAVKYQIIKYVEDRNADDINRGDYDCFVSLKNIINHLTKNHGSLITSLFIDMKGSPTAPSPETVTWIIATCVQELVDEQYLLYIYDRQRVRSRIAELVRYLSYLKQRFDEDYTASPGLAHMVKLEVKSRLRPRRDIPLVRAIRTLSMVKNAVQIDENIRPFLQKNSRDSLISFRSMVENRFNKKHNEINLSSFQLRGFQELFQAAISKDFSSEILSYIIQSSTGSGKTEAFLFPILLYALLTQEKRGTKAILVYPRIDLCNDQLQRLIEYVYAVNATLQNPIRIGIHHGKTEDLPLKCPHQGCSGSLQAGPNGFVCCDDATHTVNFVVKKTATADIIITTPDSLHRRLMDREGKLNIWNKQILPKYIVFDEAHIYTNQSGMHVANIVRRLRHKIRHSGGSEPIFIASSATVGKPKEFCCNLFSTEDAKVICPNEVELEEMGREYIVFLKATHPRKILLSPEASQEEQTNYTIATNLSAMIQTAFCFFHTMLKTSEKNRIIGFVDSIDIIKRLGEKLCDAERNRRLYQLRTPDARLETSRNRQCPHVGCRSLPPNPYINRCQTYLDGECWWVMQETDDRPMSIQIHKSGTTQDCAGGQPNSEEWDMMITTSALEVGFDHPGIIGTFQYMAPMNIPGFIQRIGRGGRSPADMPIAVVVLGSRPIDNFYFHHTSFLTNPHDSKLEIPIDPENRYIKAMHITSFIYDYISTRYAIEVLDQVYYQVDTEETLSLIEQTEENLLIDICQTFNLRYDVAKQELHMIKQYFASCSEPLRVEDPTSKYYCTVRYLKNKTTVDDIIDRLNRIAYYLEEN, encoded by the coding sequence GTGGACTTCACAAGTATCGAAGATCTTCAGAAGTTATGGACCCATCCCTGCACACCAGAGGTGGCAAAGAGCAACAGGGAGGCAGTCAAGTATCAGATCATCAAATATGTCGAGGACAGAAATGCGGATGATATCAATCGGGGAGACTATGACTGCTTTGTCAGTCTCAAGAATATCATAAATCATCTCACCAAAAATCACGGATCGTTAATTACCTCGCTATTCATTGACATGAAGGGTTCGCCGACAGCTCCCTCACCCGAGACGGTGACCTGGATCATTGCCACTTGCGTCCAGGAACTTGTCGATGAGCAGTATCTCTTATACATTTATGACAGGCAGCGGGTGAGGAGCAGAATTGCAGAACTGGTTCGCTACTTGTCGTATCTAAAGCAGAGGTTTGACGAGGACTATACAGCAAGTCCCGGTTTGGCGCACATGGTTAAATTAGAGGTAAAAAGTCGCCTTCGGCCACGAAGGGACATCCCTCTGGTACGGGCGATCCGAACTCTTTCGATGGTAAAGAATGCCGTTCAGATAGACGAAAATATTCGTCCGTTCTTACAGAAAAATTCGAGAGATTCACTCATTTCGTTTCGATCGATGGTTGAGAATCGGTTCAATAAAAAGCATAATGAGATAAATCTTTCATCATTCCAGCTCAGAGGGTTTCAAGAATTATTCCAAGCGGCAATATCTAAGGATTTTTCATCGGAAATTCTTTCATATATCATTCAATCAAGTACCGGCTCAGGAAAAACAGAAGCTTTTCTTTTCCCAATCCTGCTGTATGCATTGCTGACACAGGAGAAGCGTGGTACCAAAGCAATCCTTGTCTATCCACGCATCGATCTCTGCAATGATCAACTGCAAAGACTTATCGAATACGTGTATGCTGTCAACGCCACCCTTCAGAACCCAATCCGTATAGGGATTCATCATGGTAAGACCGAAGACCTTCCCCTAAAATGCCCGCATCAAGGGTGTAGCGGATCGTTGCAGGCCGGTCCAAATGGTTTCGTGTGCTGTGATGATGCAACACATACAGTTAATTTTGTGGTGAAAAAAACTGCTACAGCCGATATCATCATAACCACTCCTGATTCGCTCCATCGCCGTTTAATGGACCGTGAGGGGAAGTTGAATATCTGGAATAAGCAGATACTTCCAAAATACATCGTCTTTGATGAAGCCCATATCTATACGAATCAATCTGGAATGCATGTCGCAAACATTGTTCGCCGGCTTCGCCACAAGATCCGCCATTCGGGTGGTTCTGAACCGATATTCATTGCCTCGAGTGCCACGGTCGGTAAACCCAAGGAGTTCTGTTGTAACCTCTTCTCGACTGAGGATGCAAAAGTAATCTGTCCGAATGAAGTTGAATTAGAAGAAATGGGTCGAGAGTATATCGTATTTTTAAAAGCAACACATCCGCGGAAGATATTGCTCAGTCCGGAGGCAAGCCAGGAAGAACAGACAAACTATACCATTGCCACAAACCTCTCGGCAATGATTCAGACTGCCTTCTGTTTCTTCCACACCATGCTGAAAACAAGTGAGAAAAACCGGATCATTGGATTCGTTGACTCCATCGATATTATAAAACGACTCGGGGAAAAGTTATGTGATGCCGAGCGGAATCGGCGCCTCTATCAGTTAAGGACCCCAGATGCACGACTGGAAACATCTCGAAACCGCCAGTGCCCGCATGTCGGATGCAGATCTCTGCCTCCGAACCCCTACATCAACCGATGCCAGACATACCTCGATGGAGAGTGCTGGTGGGTCATGCAGGAAACCGATGATAGGCCGATGAGCATCCAGATTCACAAATCCGGCACAACACAGGACTGTGCAGGCGGGCAACCAAACTCAGAAGAATGGGACATGATGATCACGACATCCGCCCTTGAGGTTGGTTTTGATCATCCGGGTATTATCGGAACATTCCAGTATATGGCCCCGATGAACATTCCGGGTTTCATCCAACGCATCGGTCGGGGTGGGCGATCACCGGCCGACATGCCCATTGCGGTTGTGGTACTTGGATCACGTCCGATAGATAATTTTTATTTTCACCACACCTCGTTCCTTACCAATCCCCACGACAGTAAACTTGAGATCCCCATTGACCCGGAAAATAGGTACATCAAAGCGATGCATATCACGTCGTTCATCTACGACTATATCAGCACCCGTTATGCGATCGAAGTCCTCGACCAGGTCTACTATCAGGTAGATACGGAAGAGACCCTCAGTCTCATTGAGCAGACGGAGGAGAACTTACTGATAGACATCTGTCAGACCTTCAACCTTCGGTATGATGTGGCGAAACAGGAACTCCACATGATCAAGCAGTACTTTGCCTCCTGCTCTGAACCGTTGAGAGTGGAAGATCCCACAAGCAAGTACTACTGTACAGTCAGGTACCTCAAGAACAAAACGACGGTCGATGACATTATCGACCGATTGAACCGGATCGCATACTACCTCGAGGAGAACTGA
- a CDS encoding P-loop NTPase family protein yields the protein MPETSYEDLGLMRNPFETIIADERLAIQYGLYGREDQIERLDEFVRSAVKADFQKRIFIMGEYGTGKTHHLIKLREEIISGKYGSGVTAIYLGNLGISFRKLYENIIETLKQNVPALRGTLENLPDVEPAQSVEPTYALEKLRENIIANLNRIMADARINNIHGIFLLIDEAEDIVQSDDNDQVQYFIQSLLHLINKLLGTPLHIIMGFSREAVSKISIVDSSQGGDRKLGDAFWQRFSPEEPIRLGNLREKDTTSMILDRLNSARVVPSDSLYPIKQEVISVVTRNVGGNPREILAIFNRALRETLRSGTKEVNGNRIIQVLAKHESFFNKTIVLDWNRLESIRQNIAAENEALEKDFATLMGVLIGEGKSVTEDDFTEPAFAEALTRPIHGTRILERKTNKDGETFYTISPEVISEIFKGKRYDSETELALDYELIDLMTNPGRYQDQLTKGFWKILQKEMNAEFKSRHIFDDKLVIIGKCRIGNSPIPYSIALTAFKGVEFPESLYNGLINLIESKQATFSAVLYDSTTLEKKFGNRLENDPIYQKFRRDLRDAGKSVFLESIRTIEATKLPIPDEQLMGKIKLLGNPEVETTDDIDTSSLLSSIGIANEMEQLVLTKVIPFPDDPGVRRVIEKLAEDQTRTYSLKDLRTECSAPYLDSETLNGLLKQHFVKKDGTRWQIASLDLDPIWKLIYGFIVQKKYATLDEIKEYLESQYTLQCSPGEELRLLNWYIDLLVRLEMIAGAKEDASVVYRLLDHSQKLDVLVTQCEEALRDLGSLLTDAERLNIAISDYERKVETLEGRLDPLTVEPEPGSDHIIKAKNILDDIGNVKSAVNNEIKSTRTLHASTLSNYKEQMDLTKERIRGAFERGIITDNEHVEWQAHIDDLYTQASEKLKEGNFSALTVYLNQLENVIKINTREIRDRETSKEPCISYAKQVDDLKNAIGELLADLEELGYSNPRYLENFADLNNKQSHEYLPLFNDGKYADALRIIESIHAGLITLKGNLVKQKNSYQNYEQMIAAHRASVPEEPQTLLYLDEAEEALREWDFATAEMKVSQFQDALKKREQPVKTPEDEFMEKFSAQSSVTLDTILESYTVDKAFKFLQSLYVRGDIEAIEIRIKKSH from the coding sequence ATGCCTGAAACATCATATGAAGACCTTGGGTTGATGCGGAACCCTTTTGAGACGATCATTGCCGATGAACGATTGGCAATCCAGTATGGGTTGTATGGTCGGGAGGATCAGATTGAACGATTGGATGAATTTGTGCGCTCTGCCGTAAAAGCGGATTTCCAGAAACGGATCTTCATTATGGGGGAATATGGCACCGGGAAAACGCATCACCTTATCAAACTTCGTGAGGAAATCATCAGCGGCAAGTACGGCAGTGGTGTCACTGCAATATATCTTGGGAATCTAGGCATCAGTTTTCGCAAACTCTACGAAAATATCATTGAAACGCTGAAACAAAATGTCCCAGCTCTACGAGGAACTCTTGAGAATCTTCCTGATGTGGAACCCGCCCAGAGCGTGGAACCTACCTATGCACTTGAGAAACTCCGCGAGAATATCATCGCTAACCTCAACCGAATCATGGCGGATGCCAGGATCAACAATATTCATGGAATCTTTCTCCTCATCGATGAGGCGGAGGATATTGTCCAATCAGACGATAATGACCAGGTACAGTACTTCATTCAGAGCTTGCTTCACCTGATCAATAAACTGCTGGGCACCCCGCTTCATATAATCATGGGATTCTCGCGGGAAGCCGTGAGCAAGATCTCAATTGTTGACTCTTCGCAGGGTGGCGATCGAAAACTTGGCGACGCCTTCTGGCAACGATTCTCTCCAGAAGAACCTATTCGGCTCGGTAATCTGCGAGAAAAAGACACCACCTCGATGATACTTGATCGCCTGAACAGTGCCCGGGTTGTTCCGAGCGATTCGCTCTATCCAATCAAGCAAGAGGTCATATCTGTTGTCACAAGAAATGTTGGTGGAAATCCCCGTGAGATCTTGGCAATATTTAACAGAGCTCTTCGTGAAACGCTGCGAAGTGGGACAAAAGAGGTTAATGGCAACAGAATTATTCAGGTCCTTGCGAAGCATGAGTCCTTCTTTAACAAGACAATTGTGCTTGATTGGAATCGCCTGGAGTCGATCAGACAGAACATCGCAGCAGAGAATGAAGCGCTCGAAAAGGATTTTGCAACTCTGATGGGCGTTCTCATCGGAGAAGGGAAAAGTGTTACGGAAGATGATTTTACTGAGCCGGCATTTGCTGAAGCACTCACACGACCCATTCATGGAACCCGTATTCTCGAGCGGAAAACGAATAAGGATGGAGAAACTTTTTACACGATCAGTCCGGAAGTCATTAGCGAGATCTTTAAGGGCAAGCGATATGATTCTGAAACAGAACTGGCTCTAGACTACGAATTAATTGATTTAATGACAAATCCAGGCCGATATCAAGACCAGTTGACTAAAGGGTTCTGGAAGATATTGCAGAAGGAAATGAACGCCGAGTTCAAGTCAAGGCATATTTTTGATGATAAATTGGTGATTATCGGAAAATGTAGAATAGGGAACTCACCAATTCCCTACAGCATTGCATTGACGGCGTTTAAAGGAGTTGAATTCCCAGAGAGTCTGTATAATGGTCTCATCAACCTCATAGAGTCAAAACAGGCAACGTTCAGTGCTGTCCTGTACGATTCCACCACACTTGAGAAGAAGTTTGGGAACAGACTTGAAAACGATCCTATCTATCAGAAGTTCCGCCGCGATCTCAGAGATGCAGGGAAAAGCGTCTTTTTAGAGAGTATCCGAACCATTGAGGCTACAAAACTTCCCATACCTGATGAGCAGTTGATGGGGAAGATCAAACTCCTTGGCAATCCGGAGGTGGAGACAACGGATGATATCGATACGTCAAGTCTCCTCTCTTCCATTGGGATAGCAAACGAGATGGAGCAGCTCGTGTTGACAAAGGTAATTCCTTTCCCCGACGATCCGGGTGTCAGGCGAGTTATCGAAAAGCTCGCTGAAGATCAGACCCGGACCTACTCCCTGAAAGATCTGAGGACAGAATGCAGTGCGCCGTATCTGGACTCGGAAACCCTTAATGGTCTGTTAAAGCAACATTTTGTCAAGAAGGATGGGACACGGTGGCAGATTGCATCACTGGACTTGGACCCCATCTGGAAACTGATTTATGGATTCATTGTTCAGAAAAAATATGCCACTCTCGACGAGATCAAGGAGTATCTTGAGAGCCAGTATACATTGCAATGCTCTCCGGGAGAAGAACTCAGACTTCTCAATTGGTACATCGATCTGCTGGTCAGACTCGAGATGATCGCCGGTGCCAAAGAAGATGCCTCCGTCGTGTACCGACTTCTTGATCACTCTCAAAAACTCGATGTGCTTGTCACACAGTGTGAAGAAGCCCTACGCGATTTGGGGTCGCTTCTAACCGATGCTGAGAGGTTAAATATTGCAATAAGCGATTACGAGCGAAAGGTCGAGACTCTGGAAGGACGACTCGACCCACTCACTGTTGAACCTGAACCCGGCAGCGATCATATCATCAAAGCGAAGAACATTCTCGATGATATCGGGAATGTCAAAAGCGCAGTGAACAATGAGATCAAAAGCACACGGACGTTGCATGCATCCACTCTATCGAACTACAAAGAGCAAATGGATCTCACTAAAGAGAGAATCCGTGGGGCATTTGAGCGTGGGATCATCACCGATAACGAGCATGTAGAGTGGCAGGCTCATATCGACGATCTCTACACTCAGGCCTCAGAGAAACTGAAGGAAGGAAACTTTAGTGCTCTCACTGTTTATTTGAATCAACTCGAGAACGTTATCAAGATCAATACACGCGAGATTCGCGACAGGGAGACGAGCAAAGAACCCTGTATCTCATATGCAAAACAAGTGGACGATCTTAAAAATGCAATAGGAGAACTCTTAGCGGATCTTGAGGAACTTGGATACAGCAATCCCAGATATCTGGAGAATTTTGCTGATCTTAATAATAAACAATCGCACGAATACTTACCGCTCTTTAACGATGGAAAATATGCAGATGCTCTCCGAATAATTGAGTCGATTCATGCCGGGCTGATCACACTGAAAGGAAACTTGGTAAAGCAGAAGAACAGTTACCAGAACTATGAACAAATGATTGCAGCCCATAGAGCGTCAGTGCCCGAAGAACCACAAACCCTTCTGTATCTGGATGAAGCGGAAGAGGCACTTCGAGAGTGGGACTTTGCCACAGCAGAAATGAAAGTTTCACAGTTCCAGGATGCTCTTAAGAAACGAGAGCAACCGGTAAAAACGCCTGAAGATGAGTTTATGGAGAAGTTTTCTGCCCAGAGTAGTGTGACACTTGATACAATTCTTGAAAGTTACACGGTCGATAAGGCGTTCAAATTCCTCCAGAGTCTCTATGTCCGTGGAGATATCGAAGCCATTGAGATTCGAATAAAGAAGAGCCACTGA
- a CDS encoding UvrD-helicase domain-containing protein gives MHFDEFRTILQPHLDYELDPGSEQGRVIMHGENPMQVIAGPGSGKTETAVLRVLVLMFVMEINPKSIIMTTFTEKAAKNMRDRILTYAGFLFDQYPDLRHQINIYDLRIGTLHSLCADIMQEYRYTGYQNFRLMDEMEQYLFIMQHSDFVQDPDRYSPIFEQFDYLFLGYDPLSGVRGWRDHRYPPNQWQRTRAAMLLFNRITEGVIDKDRMKRAGPAWDLLTEAYDQYHQQMTLHQRCDFPTIQQIFLEFLNSQVGRRFIEGDSSEPEIHPGVAHVIVDEYQDTNPIQEVIYFTLAHNTRNLCVVGDDDQALYRFRGGTVECMVTFDHACQHYLGVRSTPRYLGVNYRSHPTIVNYCDEYIRSFPVMRIEGARVEGKPQLSAGSSITGTYPAVAFIRGRTIEDTAQNFARCIRYLLDNHIIENANQCVLLMRSVKESPRNAGHFADALRDQGILPYNPRSRQFLEQEEITVALGAFVSIIDRNLQGIGGVRGQHVRDNIGRKVEEWIRAYDRVAATSPALRDYVDEARQAIQTKTQEIFQRRDRKTKIGVSIGDVYYHILAHEPFGGWQEDPERTYRLGQLSVIFEQYASIPYLDSPGSYRGDLRASRDRPAISFGWLKDFYNHLVGRLIASGMNDPEEEDIIAPPNRLPIMTVHQAKGLEFDFVFVYGLNRDVEVEEAIRLEDDFEPFRQTQSYIHMTQEQRAAQDIVRFYYVAYSRAKWALIHLVPEAHLRGTPGFGIIGRDRQRFRIVHQL, from the coding sequence ATGCACTTCGACGAATTTCGGACGATCCTCCAACCGCATCTTGACTACGAGCTAGATCCGGGAAGCGAGCAGGGTCGCGTGATTATGCATGGTGAAAATCCAATGCAGGTGATTGCTGGACCGGGTTCAGGGAAGACTGAAACTGCTGTTCTCCGAGTGCTCGTCCTCATGTTCGTAATGGAAATCAATCCTAAATCGATCATCATGACTACCTTCACCGAGAAGGCAGCTAAGAACATGCGGGATCGGATCCTGACCTATGCAGGCTTCCTCTTCGATCAGTATCCGGACCTCCGCCACCAGATCAACATCTATGATCTCAGGATTGGAACACTTCACAGTCTATGTGCCGATATAATGCAAGAATACCGGTATACCGGCTACCAAAACTTCAGGCTCATGGATGAGATGGAGCAATATCTTTTCATTATGCAGCACTCGGACTTCGTTCAAGATCCTGACCGTTATTCCCCAATTTTCGAACAGTTCGATTATCTTTTCCTAGGGTATGACCCTTTAAGTGGAGTAAGAGGGTGGCGGGATCACCGTTACCCTCCAAATCAATGGCAGCGCACTCGAGCAGCTATGCTCCTTTTCAATCGGATCACCGAGGGTGTTATTGATAAGGATCGAATGAAGCGGGCAGGTCCTGCATGGGATCTTCTCACCGAAGCATACGATCAGTACCACCAGCAGATGACTCTGCACCAACGATGTGACTTCCCGACAATCCAGCAGATCTTCCTCGAATTTCTTAACTCACAAGTCGGCAGAAGGTTTATCGAAGGTGATTCTTCAGAACCAGAGATCCACCCGGGAGTCGCTCATGTCATTGTCGACGAGTATCAAGACACAAACCCAATCCAGGAGGTCATCTACTTCACACTCGCTCACAATACACGCAATCTCTGCGTCGTCGGCGACGATGACCAGGCGCTCTATCGTTTCCGTGGTGGAACAGTGGAATGCATGGTAACTTTCGATCATGCATGCCAACATTATTTGGGAGTGAGGAGCACCCCACGCTACTTGGGCGTGAACTACCGATCACATCCAACCATCGTCAACTATTGCGACGAATATATCCGTTCGTTCCCAGTGATGAGGATAGAAGGTGCACGAGTAGAAGGGAAACCACAACTAAGTGCAGGGAGTTCAATAACCGGAACTTATCCGGCGGTTGCGTTCATACGTGGGAGAACGATTGAAGACACTGCCCAGAATTTTGCTCGTTGTATTCGCTACCTGCTCGATAACCATATCATCGAGAATGCAAACCAATGCGTGCTCTTGATGCGCTCAGTGAAGGAGTCCCCAAGGAACGCCGGACATTTTGCTGATGCTCTTAGAGATCAGGGGATCCTCCCCTACAACCCGCGATCCCGGCAATTTCTTGAGCAGGAAGAGATTACCGTTGCGCTCGGAGCGTTCGTGAGTATTATCGACCGAAATCTCCAAGGCATTGGGGGCGTTCGGGGGCAGCATGTCAGAGATAACATCGGCCGCAAAGTTGAGGAATGGATCCGAGCCTACGATCGAGTCGCCGCGACCTCGCCTGCACTCCGAGATTATGTGGATGAGGCTCGGCAAGCTATCCAAACGAAAACCCAAGAGATATTCCAGAGAAGAGATCGGAAGACCAAGATCGGAGTGTCAATAGGTGATGTATACTATCACATCCTCGCTCACGAACCGTTTGGAGGTTGGCAGGAAGATCCTGAACGGACTTATCGTTTGGGACAACTTTCGGTTATCTTTGAGCAATACGCCTCGATCCCGTATCTGGATAGTCCGGGGTCATATCGCGGAGATCTGCGAGCCAGTCGAGACCGTCCAGCGATAAGCTTTGGTTGGTTAAAGGACTTCTACAACCACCTTGTGGGACGCCTTATCGCCTCAGGGATGAACGATCCTGAAGAGGAGGATATCATTGCCCCTCCGAACCGGTTGCCCATTATGACGGTTCATCAGGCGAAAGGTCTCGAGTTCGACTTTGTCTTTGTGTATGGTCTCAATCGGGATGTGGAGGTTGAGGAGGCAATCCGTTTGGAGGATGACTTCGAACCATTTCGGCAAACACAGTCGTACATCCACATGACCCAAGAGCAGCGGGCTGCTCAAGATATTGTACGGTTCTATTATGTTGCATACTCCCGGGCAAAATGGGCGTTGATCCACTTAGTACCAGAGGCTCACCTTCGAGGGACCCCGGGCTTTGGTATCATTGGTAGAGACCGGCAAAGATTCAGGATTGTACATCAACTTTAG
- a CDS encoding PD-(D/E)XK nuclease family protein has translation MPWDEYRDLSIQVQPSRTALPKYSVTGDILSYRRCPRQYGFFTVRGYKSAHQVQLWFGTIIHQTLDKLHLQYKGLVDPTMQGKVPTEDDVERYFRQVNMSLRARGIRGYNDDNEIHALAILRRFNELEGARLYPHIIDTECAFQTQQETYVLEGVVDVLRDLTHETVPQGYEPVEIWDYKAGYNPSSNRTETRSRLYEDYEFQMLVYAELYRLRTGMYPTRGILYFMNELVQKRGKKSAWVSVPDKQAQQRAMLVFDFTDPKILIRIQEAMAQYGHIVAEIEQRKLTNLWPPSDHPDRDTCATCDKRWDCEHGTTLTPP, from the coding sequence ATGCCGTGGGATGAATATAGGGATCTTTCAATCCAAGTACAACCAAGTAGAACAGCCTTACCGAAGTATAGTGTGACCGGAGATATCCTCTCATACCGGCGGTGCCCCCGCCAGTACGGCTTTTTTACGGTTCGCGGATACAAGTCGGCTCACCAAGTTCAACTCTGGTTTGGAACTATCATCCATCAGACGTTAGATAAACTCCACCTGCAATACAAGGGACTTGTCGATCCGACGATGCAAGGTAAGGTACCCACTGAAGACGATGTCGAAAGATACTTCAGACAGGTCAACATGAGCCTTCGAGCCCGAGGAATCCGTGGATATAACGATGATAATGAAATCCATGCTCTTGCAATTCTGCGTCGATTCAACGAATTGGAAGGTGCTCGGCTCTATCCGCATATCATCGACACGGAATGCGCGTTCCAGACTCAGCAAGAAACCTACGTCCTTGAGGGTGTCGTCGATGTCCTTCGTGATCTCACGCATGAGACTGTGCCACAAGGATATGAACCTGTTGAGATCTGGGACTATAAGGCCGGATATAACCCCTCTTCCAACAGGACCGAAACCAGGTCAAGATTATATGAGGATTATGAATTCCAAATGCTTGTGTACGCTGAACTTTATCGACTTCGAACCGGAATGTACCCCACGCGGGGGATCTTGTACTTCATGAACGAACTTGTGCAGAAGCGGGGGAAAAAGTCTGCTTGGGTTTCAGTTCCCGACAAACAGGCTCAGCAGCGTGCAATGTTGGTGTTTGATTTCACGGATCCAAAGATACTAATACGGATACAGGAAGCTATGGCTCAATATGGTCACATTGTTGCCGAAATCGAGCAACGCAAATTGACTAACCTGTGGCCTCCTTCAGACCATCCAGACAGGGATACCTGCGCCACCTGCGATAAGCGGTGGGATTGTGAGCATGGGACAACGCTGACTCCACCATGA